The genomic window GATTAGGTCTTTGCTCAAATCTAGAGGCGATTGACTTTGTGCAACTGCACCCAGAAGATTTAAAGGTGCTGGATTGGAAACTGCCTACTAAGATGATGCCTATCGACTTCGCCATGCCGCGCGTGATTAAATCTACTTTCAGGCATCTCTACATCCGGTTTATCAAAGAACCGATGAACGCTTATGCTGGTAGATAAGTCAAGTTGAGGCGTATTCTGTAAAAGTTGTTACAGTAGGATACAAAATTACCAGGATAATCAATATTACCCTCCGATTGCTTAGGAAGACCGCCCTTACTCATGCTAGAGGCGGTTTTTTTCTGTTTAGAGATCGAAATAACGTCGGAACCGAGGATCTAAATTGTCTGTTTTGCGCTGGTTGCAGGTAAGACAGAGGGTGTGTAGATTGCTGATATCGTTAGAACCGCCCCGCGCCAAGGGTATGATGTGATCGATGGTCAGATTGGTTTCTAGCGTAGTTTTGCCGCAGCTTTGACATTGATAGCGATCGCGTTCAAACACATACTTCCTCACTTGTGGGGGGATGCGAATTCTGGGCGTTTTAGTCATAAAATACTTCTGTAAACACGATCCCCGGCTGAAATGACTGAAACTACAGGCGCTGATGCTATTGATGTAGCGATCGCTAAAGGAATTGACTTTGACGGTTCCCCGATTCCCACAGCCAAACTTGAATTATATCAAAAAGTGATGGGTTTGGAAGCTGGTCGTCAGCGCAGCGGCGTATCTAATACCATGCGTTCCAGAATTGTTCGCATTGGTGCTAAGCATATTTCCCAAGATGAACTCAATCAAATGCTTTTAGATGCCGACTTTGCACCGCTGAAAGACAAAGAAGTTGCCTTTTACTACGGCGGAAAATAGCCTTAGTAATAATAATTCTCCCCCTAGATGAATGAAAGTTTAGGGGATTTTTTTTATAAAATTTTATTCTAATTTTCTTGGTTAATCATTTTACGAAGCTCGTCAAGCGGCGATTCTGGTTGGCTGATTTCTGGTGTTTCTTCAGCGTCAGGTTCATCAGGACAAAACTCTACACTAACTTGGAGTTTGAGTCTAAGTCTTCCTTTTTTCCAGCCTTTAGCACCTATTCTGAGTATTTCACAATTTATACCTTTGTCAAGCAATATATTTTGAGGATGAAGGTTATTAATCTTATTTATCGATACTCCCTTAGATGATAATGAATAACTTAGTGCCTGTGCTACTGAGCTGTTATGGGAGGCTTCATTCACTGCTTTCCTGACTTTACCGACTTTGAATAGTTCAGGAAATGAAAAAACATCATCCTCGTTGAAATCCCTCAAGTCTATCCAGTTTTCCATGCTAATCTCCAACTATTTATTTTTATAGTAATCGCTGAATAGAGCTTGCGGCTATATCAGCAAAGTTCGCCTACACGAACTAATAGATTTGAAACCCGCGCAGGCGGGTTTCGTCTGTGTAGCCGCGATTTCCAATCGCCAAGGCTATAAACTATGCTTCTGAATGAACAACCCCATTAGCAATCGCACTAACATGGGAATCCTCTAAATCAGAAACAATTGGAATAACATCAACTTGACCAACTACAGGTAACTGATGATCGTACAAACCCATCGCCTGCAAACAACTATTAATCCCAGTCACGGCTGAATTATAATCTGCTACTTTTTGCTCAATTGCACTTTGCAAACGGCGATTATTAGCAATCTTTTCCTCAGCTTCTTGTTCTAAAGTTCGCTCTAAATAAGCACGAGCCTGAGTATATTGCTGCAAAATTTCACTACGTTGCTGGGTTGCCATTCGATCCAAATGGGTATTAAGTGCTTGATTGACAGTTGCAGGAAAATCGCGACTGATTGTAGCTTTAACTTTTGGCTCAAAGTCTAACTTCAATAGCTGACGAATTGCTGGTTCTGCTTCCACCATACTTTCACAACCGTAACTTTGAGAAGTTTGCAATAATGTCTGACGAAATTGATAAATTGAAAACGTGCCTTCATCGTAAAATCGCGCACTTTCCCGTACATAGCGATTACACTCGTCACTCGCCGCAGCTTTGAGAACGTTCGATACCTGTGTCTCTAAAGCTTTCAATTGTTGCTCAATTCCGCCATCATTACCTAATAAACGATAGAGTTGACGGTAATATTCAGACTTGCGGATTCGTTCAGTGAGGCGTTTAAACAAACTGGTAACTACTTGTTCAGAAGACTCTACCAAGATATCTTCAAGTTGATTAGCAAGGTAATAAAGTGCCTCGACTAAAACAGCAATCAAAGGTGCAGTAGAATTGCGGCGATGACTCCCGATGGCGCGACGATAAGCATCTGCAACCGAGAAAGTATCTAGCAACTCATCTAAACGACGAACCATCCGAGATTGCAACTGGCGAAAATCTGCCTCGAAAGCATCGCATTTGCCTGTGACAATCTGCTTTAGTTCTTCTGTGATATGTTCGAGAAATTCTTCGCCAACTTGCTGTAGTTCCTGATTTAGCCGTTGTAATTCTTGCGCTTTCATCGCCTCAATTTCGCGAGGCTGACTATCTAATCCTTGCAGCGTGGACTGATAATATTTCTTTAAGCTGATGCAAACGTCTTCGAGATCGTCAGCCAAACTTTTAAACAGTTGAGGACGTTTCTCTTTGGTAAGATACTCTGTAATAGCAGCACGAAATTCTTCAATACCACTATCTTGAATTAGCTGCTGAATTACGGGTGTTCCTTGTTCAGCGAGAATACGCACATAATTTTCATTTGGCGTTTCGTAGCTATTAACAGAAATCCGAAATTTGTTAGAGGGTAGTTTACCTGAATTAGCGCAGTAGTTGTTAAAGGATGTAACAAACTGTGGCGTTTCTTCTCGTCCGTCCAAGCCTTTGACACTCTCAGCAAAGACAGAATCTAAACCAAAGCGATCACGTCCGCTTGTCTGTTTAATCTGACTGCCGTAAAATCCTAGTAAACCGCTAGTTTTGTAAACTCTGCTAGTATCCCGAAACTGAGCGCTAATCAGCTCGTCTAAACGTTGCCTTAACTGGCTATTGTACCAAGTTTCATCAATGCGGTTGAAGGCAAAAAATACGCGATCGCGTATCCCTGAATTTGAGCGCATTTTCTCCAGCAGTTCCGTTTCTTCCTTAGTCATGTCCCCAGCAGACGCGGGTTTGAGAACGCACACCACCGCTGAAGTATCCGGGTGTTCAATCTTAGCGTAGGTAAGTTGTGCGTCTTTCTCCACTGGCGCATCAATTCCCGGCGTATCAATAATCACATTGCCATCCTGCAACAGAGGATGATAACAGTAATACTCAATCCGCTTCAAAACCGCGCTATTGCTGCCACGACGAGCATAACCAGCAGCTTCCTTGAGATTAGAAAAGTTAAACTGCTCCATTGAATATGTAGCATTATTAACAGTGTTGATGCGCTCGCGATTAGCGACAAATCCCTCCAGCAACAACATCAACGCATTCGCCTGTTTTGCCCGTTCAGACTTATCTTTACCACCCTCCTGCCTAATAATTCCCTGACATTGCTGATACAGTTGGTTAATAAAATCAGGTTGATTAATATTAGCAGCAGGAGGTAATTCCAACCCTTGTAACAAAGCGCCCGCCTGTTCTCGAATCTCCGCCTCCGAGAGAAACGTCAGCACCACTCGTTCTTTATCTGGTTCGGCGTACTCAATTTTACATTCCGTACCTGTAGCGTGTCCCTCTGCACTGTAAAGCAATTCTCGTTCCAGCAGGGCATTAATTAGCATGGATTTACCCGCACTAAAAGCACCCGCAAACACAATTTCAAACTTCGGAGAAATAGCTTTACCGAGAGATGTCTGCACAGGTGTAACATCTTGCGATCGCAGCGACGGCTCCTGATGCAACAATTGTAGTATCTTCTCAACCTGTTCCTTCAGATTTTGACATTGAGGCGGCAAATCTGTCACGGTTTCATCCTGGGGATATAAATTAACACTATTCTAAAAATATTATCTAGTGGTAGGTATAGTAATATTACTGAGTAAAAAACCATCTAAGAATTGATACCAGTGTATCTACTTAATTGAATTATGAAAGTATTTGCTATCCGACTAAAACCAAATCAAGACCTAAAAAGAAGTTTAAAAGAATTTACTGTCCAGCAAGATATAAAAGCTGGGTTTATTTTAACTGCAATTGGTAGCCTTAAACAAGCAACGATTCGCTTTGCCAATCAAAATGATAGTACAGTTTTAAATGATAAATTTGAAATCCTTGCCCTGAATGGCACCCTAGCAACTACTGGCATTCATCTGCATATTGCCATCTCCGATAAACAAGGAAAAACCATCGGCGGACATCTTGATAACGGTTGCATTATTTACACAACCGCTGAAATAGTTATAGGCGAAAGTGAAAATTTTACCTTCTTAAGAACACTTGACGAGCAGACAGGCTATCAAGAACTAGAAATCCTCCCAAATACCTCCAAATCTTCTTGAAATTTCTCGGCGTTCTCTGCACCTTTGCGGTTCAATAAATTTTTAACCTAAAAGACACAAACTAAAGCCTAGTTAAGAATAATTGTTTGTTGGGTTGAACCACATTAAAACCTAACAAACGCTTATATTGAGTTGGGTTGAGGTAACGAAACCCAACCTACTTCTACTTCCTAGAAGCGAGCAATTATAGGTAAAACATCTAAATCTATCTGCTTCGCCTCACCTTCTTCCGTATTCTTAAATAAGGCAGTAAACGCGCCAGCACCCAAACCATCTTGAGGCAACATCCGATAACAAGGCATAGTAGTAATATGAGATTGAAAGGCTGATAAATCCGAAACTTCTATCGCTTGAAATTGAGGAAATTTTTGTAAAACCCATTTACAAACCTGCTCATTTTCTTCAGGTGAGTAAGTACAAGTCATATAAGCAAGATATCCTTGAGGCGCTACAATTTGGGCAGAATTGGCTACAATTCTCTTTTGCCTATTAGCACATTTATTTATAGCAATTGGGTGAAAGCATCCAGGTACTTTTTCACCTTTGGCAAGTAAAGATTGTCCAGTACAAGGAGCATCAACAATCACAAGGTTGCTGGTGCGGTCAAATGTGGTTTTTAAGATATCTGAGTCTTTGTTAATAACCGCAGAAGATTGAATATTACACCGCTTCAAATTGGAAATGAGCATCCCCAGCCGTTTACCTATGACTTCATTACAAATCAGTAAGTTTGGTTGCAAAGCTTGCCACGCAAAGACACTTTTGCCACCTGGTGCAGCGCACATATCAAAAATTAAATTTACTGGCGACCCAATGGTTAAGAGAGTGGAAGCTGCAAAAACCGAGGAAAAGTCGAGACAGTAATAATATCCTTGTTCGTGCAGTGGATGTTTACCGGGTTTTTCTCTCAAAGCTAAGCGGTTAACAAAGCTTGGTTGCCAAGAAGTAGGCGTTTCGACAACAAAGGGCAAAGTTTCAGGTTCTTCTTTACACCAAAGGATGCAAGGAGGGAAAGATTTAGGATGAATTAATGCCTCTACAAATTTTTCTTGTTCGGAAGTATCATCGAACAAACGCCGACTGAGTTTAAGCAGTAGTTTAGAAGCGTTTTCCATATATATGCAATTTATTTTTTTACCTTTTGAAGACTTTTGTATTTGCCAGTATTTAAACTGTCACAACTGCTTGAAGTAAATGAGGTAAGCAGATTAAAACTTATTTTAAGAGAAGCCAGTAAAATATAAGAGCGAAACTGGGATAAAATTATGGTTTCAGATAAGTTTCGCCGCCAGTTACGCCAAGAAGCAGAACTTTGGCAAGCTGAGGGGCTAATTGATACTGACCTATACGAACAATTATCAGAGCGTTATCAGTTTAATACTCTGGATACTGCCGCACGCGATCGCTTCGTAATGATTTTGCTGGGTTTGGGGAGTGTCCTCATCGGTTTGGGGATAATTACCTTTGTAGCAGCGAACTGGCAGGAG from Funiculus sociatus GB2-C1 includes these protein-coding regions:
- a CDS encoding HNH endonuclease, encoding MTKTPRIRIPPQVRKYVFERDRYQCQSCGKTTLETNLTIDHIIPLARGGSNDISNLHTLCLTCNQRKTDNLDPRFRRYFDL
- a CDS encoding small RNA NsiR4-regulated ssr1528 family protein, with protein sequence MTETTGADAIDVAIAKGIDFDGSPIPTAKLELYQKVMGLEAGRQRSGVSNTMRSRIVRIGAKHISQDELNQMLLDADFAPLKDKEVAFYYGGK
- a CDS encoding KGK domain-containing protein — its product is MENWIDLRDFNEDDVFSFPELFKVGKVRKAVNEASHNSSVAQALSYSLSSKGVSINKINNLHPQNILLDKGINCEILRIGAKGWKKGRLRLKLQVSVEFCPDEPDAEETPEISQPESPLDELRKMINQEN
- a CDS encoding dynamin family protein — translated: MTDLPPQCQNLKEQVEKILQLLHQEPSLRSQDVTPVQTSLGKAISPKFEIVFAGAFSAGKSMLINALLERELLYSAEGHATGTECKIEYAEPDKERVVLTFLSEAEIREQAGALLQGLELPPAANINQPDFINQLYQQCQGIIRQEGGKDKSERAKQANALMLLLEGFVANRERINTVNNATYSMEQFNFSNLKEAAGYARRGSNSAVLKRIEYYCYHPLLQDGNVIIDTPGIDAPVEKDAQLTYAKIEHPDTSAVVCVLKPASAGDMTKEETELLEKMRSNSGIRDRVFFAFNRIDETWYNSQLRQRLDELISAQFRDTSRVYKTSGLLGFYGSQIKQTSGRDRFGLDSVFAESVKGLDGREETPQFVTSFNNYCANSGKLPSNKFRISVNSYETPNENYVRILAEQGTPVIQQLIQDSGIEEFRAAITEYLTKEKRPQLFKSLADDLEDVCISLKKYYQSTLQGLDSQPREIEAMKAQELQRLNQELQQVGEEFLEHITEELKQIVTGKCDAFEADFRQLQSRMVRRLDELLDTFSVADAYRRAIGSHRRNSTAPLIAVLVEALYYLANQLEDILVESSEQVVTSLFKRLTERIRKSEYYRQLYRLLGNDGGIEQQLKALETQVSNVLKAAASDECNRYVRESARFYDEGTFSIYQFRQTLLQTSQSYGCESMVEAEPAIRQLLKLDFEPKVKATISRDFPATVNQALNTHLDRMATQQRSEILQQYTQARAYLERTLEQEAEEKIANNRRLQSAIEQKVADYNSAVTGINSCLQAMGLYDHQLPVVGQVDVIPIVSDLEDSHVSAIANGVVHSEA
- a CDS encoding PPC domain-containing DNA-binding protein codes for the protein MKVFAIRLKPNQDLKRSLKEFTVQQDIKAGFILTAIGSLKQATIRFANQNDSTVLNDKFEILALNGTLATTGIHLHIAISDKQGKTIGGHLDNGCIIYTTAEIVIGESENFTFLRTLDEQTGYQELEILPNTSKSS
- a CDS encoding RsmB/NOP family class I SAM-dependent RNA methyltransferase, translating into MENASKLLLKLSRRLFDDTSEQEKFVEALIHPKSFPPCILWCKEEPETLPFVVETPTSWQPSFVNRLALREKPGKHPLHEQGYYYCLDFSSVFAASTLLTIGSPVNLIFDMCAAPGGKSVFAWQALQPNLLICNEVIGKRLGMLISNLKRCNIQSSAVINKDSDILKTTFDRTSNLVIVDAPCTGQSLLAKGEKVPGCFHPIAINKCANRQKRIVANSAQIVAPQGYLAYMTCTYSPEENEQVCKWVLQKFPQFQAIEVSDLSAFQSHITTMPCYRMLPQDGLGAGAFTALFKNTEEGEAKQIDLDVLPIIARF